A genomic segment from Campylobacter concisus encodes:
- the gltX gene encoding glutamate--tRNA ligase translates to MYRFAPSPTGDMHIGNLRAAIFNYICSLQDKSGFILRIEDTDKERNIEGKEKDILEILSKFGIKPEQIYIQSENLKFHRQLASKLLIDKKAFACFCTEEELEAKKQKAKEQGVAYRYDGTCERLSDAEVLNCEKPFVIRMKKPTRTMSFTDAIKGELSFEPDAVDSFVIMRADKTPTYNFACAVDDMLEGVTFVIRGEDHVSNTPKQDLIREGLGYTGKMNYAHLPILLNIEGKKMSKRENESSVKWLFEQGFLPEAIANYLILLGNKTPTEIFTIEDAVKWFDITKISRSPARFDVKKLEQINREHIKLASKERIKEIFGVDESKAELVKFYTQESSLVPEIKEKVEAIYSPKIAPDEYKNEFEIIKKAARNLKACESFDEFKKELMNATNLKGKNFFMPLRALLTNDLHGPELSELYPLIKDDLAKILI, encoded by the coding sequence ATGTATCGTTTTGCACCCTCTCCAACAGGAGATATGCACATAGGAAATTTACGTGCCGCTATTTTTAATTATATTTGTTCTTTGCAAGATAAAAGTGGCTTTATTTTACGCATAGAAGATACCGACAAAGAGCGAAATATTGAAGGAAAAGAGAAAGATATCTTAGAAATTTTAAGCAAATTTGGCATAAAACCAGAGCAAATTTACATCCAAAGCGAAAATTTAAAATTCCACAGACAGCTTGCATCAAAGCTTCTCATCGATAAAAAAGCCTTTGCTTGCTTTTGCACCGAAGAAGAGCTCGAAGCAAAAAAACAAAAAGCAAAAGAGCAAGGCGTGGCATATAGATATGACGGCACCTGCGAGAGATTAAGCGACGCAGAAGTTTTAAACTGCGAAAAGCCATTTGTCATCCGCATGAAAAAACCAACACGCACGATGAGCTTTACAGATGCGATCAAAGGTGAGCTAAGCTTCGAGCCAGACGCCGTTGATAGCTTTGTCATCATGAGAGCAGACAAAACACCAACTTATAACTTCGCCTGCGCAGTCGATGATATGCTTGAGGGCGTAACCTTTGTCATACGCGGCGAGGATCACGTGAGCAACACACCAAAGCAAGACCTCATACGCGAGGGTCTTGGCTACACCGGCAAGATGAATTACGCTCATTTGCCTATACTTTTAAATATTGAAGGTAAAAAAATGAGCAAGCGCGAGAACGAATCAAGCGTAAAATGGCTCTTTGAGCAGGGATTTTTACCTGAAGCAATCGCAAACTATTTGATACTTCTTGGAAACAAAACTCCAACTGAAATTTTTACGATCGAAGATGCGGTAAAGTGGTTTGATATAACCAAAATTTCACGCTCGCCGGCTAGATTTGACGTGAAAAAACTTGAGCAGATAAATAGAGAACACATCAAGCTTGCCTCAAAAGAGCGTATAAAAGAAATTTTTGGCGTAGATGAGAGCAAGGCTGAGCTAGTTAAATTTTACACTCAAGAAAGCTCATTAGTGCCTGAGATAAAAGAAAAAGTTGAGGCTATATACTCACCAAAAATAGCTCCAGATGAGTACAAAAACGAATTTGAGATAATCAAAAAAGCAGCTCGTAATTTAAAGGCATGCGAGAGCTTTGATGAGTTTAAAAAAGAGCTTATGAATGCTACAAATTTAAAAGGTAAAAACTTTTTCATGCCACTACGTGCGCTTCTTACGAACGACCTTCACGGTCCTGAGCTAAGCGAGCTCTATCCTCTTATCAAAGATGATCTTGCGAAAATTTTAATATAG
- the mscL gene encoding large-conductance mechanosensitive channel protein MscL, translated as MSFISEFKEFAMRGNVIDMAVGVVIGGAFGKIVSSLVGDVIMPVVGVLTGGVNFTDLKLTLKEAVDGAPAVTINYGSFIQTMVDFLIIAFCIFCVIKALNTLKNKLPKEEPAPAEPETPADIALLTEIRDLLKK; from the coding sequence ATGAGTTTTATAAGCGAATTTAAAGAATTTGCGATGCGTGGAAATGTCATAGATATGGCTGTTGGTGTTGTTATAGGTGGCGCGTTTGGAAAGATCGTTTCATCACTAGTTGGTGATGTTATCATGCCTGTTGTTGGCGTTTTAACTGGCGGTGTAAATTTTACTGATCTTAAGCTTACACTAAAAGAAGCGGTGGATGGAGCACCTGCCGTTACGATAAATTATGGCTCATTTATACAAACAATGGTTGATTTTTTAATAATTGCATTTTGTATTTTCTGCGTCATCAAGGCTTTAAATACACTTAAAAATAAATTACCAAAAGAAGAGCCAGCTCCAGCAGAGCCTGAAACTCCAGCCGACATTGCACTTTTAACTGAGATTAGAGATCTACTTAAAAAATAA
- a CDS encoding Crp/Fnr family transcriptional regulator, with the protein MIEKIPFFQGLNEEDLAKLEAISVVKKYKKGEFLFIEGEEPKWLIFLISGSVKLYKTTANGKEIFIHQLAPMNFVAEVVNFENIVYPASAIFTISGEVLKINYEKFAAEFLIKPEICMKFLKSMSEKIRITTNLLHQELILSSEEKVAKFILDHEDLFNELKHTKISSILNMTPETFSRILNKFKTNGLVKLDEKNQILEKDVGGLQEIYSY; encoded by the coding sequence ATGATAGAGAAAATCCCATTTTTTCAAGGCTTAAACGAAGAAGATTTAGCCAAACTTGAAGCCATAAGTGTCGTAAAAAAGTATAAAAAGGGTGAATTTTTATTTATAGAAGGTGAGGAGCCAAAATGGTTAATATTTTTAATAAGTGGCTCTGTTAAGCTTTATAAAACCACGGCAAACGGAAAAGAAATTTTTATTCATCAGTTAGCACCTATGAATTTTGTAGCTGAAGTCGTAAATTTTGAAAATATTGTCTACCCAGCTAGTGCCATTTTTACCATATCTGGCGAGGTGTTAAAGATAAATTATGAAAAATTCGCGGCTGAATTTTTAATAAAACCAGAAATTTGTATGAAATTTTTAAAATCAATGTCCGAAAAGATAAGAATCACAACAAATCTACTTCATCAAGAGTTAATTTTAAGCTCAGAAGAAAAAGTGGCTAAGTTTATTTTAGATCATGAAGATTTATTTAACGAGCTAAAACACACAAAAATTTCATCAATACTTAATATGACTCCAGAAACTTTTTCGAGAATTTTAAATAAATTTAAAACAAATGGTTTAGTTAAACTTGATGAAAAGAACCAAATTTTGGAAAAAGATGTGGGTGGACTGCAAGAAATTTATTCTTATTGA
- a CDS encoding cytochrome c3 family protein, translating into MAEVKKKFFVWSSVIIGIVIGLIASMGIADALHATGSGYICTICHTMDPMNAAYHEDVHGGNNKLGIKAECSACHLNHTSAYTYVLTKLKVSINDGYKTFFTDTDKIDWRKKREHASHFVYDSGCLTCHSNLKNVIQAGKSFLPHRDYFVLGNPNKKSCVDCHNHVGHKNLGLHIDKFEAIKKQENNKTK; encoded by the coding sequence TTGGCTGAAGTTAAGAAGAAATTTTTTGTTTGGTCATCTGTTATTATCGGCATTGTGATCGGACTTATTGCGTCTATGGGTATTGCTGATGCACTTCATGCAACTGGTAGCGGCTACATCTGTACCATTTGCCACACTATGGATCCTATGAATGCTGCATATCATGAAGATGTACACGGTGGCAATAACAAGCTTGGCATAAAAGCTGAATGTTCAGCCTGTCACCTAAATCATACAAGTGCCTATACCTATGTACTTACAAAACTTAAAGTATCGATAAATGATGGTTATAAGACATTTTTTACAGATACGGACAAGATCGACTGGCGCAAAAAACGCGAGCATGCATCTCACTTTGTCTATGATAGTGGATGTTTGACTTGCCACTCAAATTTAAAAAATGTTATTCAAGCTGGTAAATCATTCTTGCCACATAGAGATTATTTCGTTCTTGGAAATCCTAATAAAAAATCGTGCGTTGATTGTCATAATCACGTAGGCCACAAAAATTTAGGACTTCATATAGATAAATTTGAAGCAATTAAAAAACAAGAAAACAATAAAACCAAGTAA
- a CDS encoding multiheme c-type cytochrome, whose translation MFKKSLMLLACLMSFGFAANMDANKSDALNLNVVKNIKVAHKMSDLSKSCVECHAKETPGIVADWKNSRHAHVGVSCMDCHSVNADNPMASVKVHPKDSNNHVSMLVSPKTCAKCHENEVEEFVKSGHARGAMQMYANPAMVKLMYHYEGMDHPEYKMAPDATGCTQCHGTVIKLDADHKPTKETWPNYGIGNVYPDGGVGGCKSCHSAHTFSIAEARKPAACASCHLGPDHPDIEIFNNSMHGHIYNSEAHKWNFDAAPDTWDVPDFRAPTCAACHMSGVGETTTTHNVSRRLKWNLWGVSSKLRTAGDEQAAVVYEKTGKLTIGTPLAGHPNGPEAARAEMKLVCKACHTSTHTDNFFIMGDKQVELYNVYNAEATKMLEELKAKNLLLEDAWEDEFQDVYYHMWHHEGRRMRQGALMGGPDYSHWHGVFEVKNDIRKLREIYKQRMETGKVK comes from the coding sequence ATGTTTAAAAAGTCGCTAATGTTATTAGCCTGTCTAATGTCTTTTGGCTTTGCCGCAAACATGGATGCAAATAAATCTGATGCTTTAAACCTTAATGTTGTAAAAAACATTAAAGTTGCTCACAAAATGTCAGACTTATCAAAAAGCTGTGTTGAGTGCCACGCTAAAGAGACACCCGGCATAGTTGCCGATTGGAAAAATAGTCGCCACGCTCACGTTGGCGTAAGTTGTATGGATTGCCACTCTGTAAATGCAGATAATCCTATGGCTTCAGTTAAGGTGCATCCAAAAGATTCTAACAACCATGTTTCAATGCTAGTTAGCCCAAAAACTTGTGCTAAGTGTCACGAAAATGAGGTTGAAGAATTTGTTAAGAGTGGTCACGCAAGAGGTGCTATGCAAATGTATGCTAACCCTGCGATGGTAAAACTAATGTATCACTATGAAGGTATGGATCATCCAGAATACAAAATGGCTCCAGACGCTACTGGTTGTACACAGTGCCACGGAACCGTCATCAAACTAGACGCTGATCACAAACCTACAAAAGAGACTTGGCCAAACTACGGTATAGGTAATGTTTATCCTGATGGTGGCGTAGGCGGATGTAAATCATGCCACAGCGCACACACATTTAGCATAGCTGAAGCTAGAAAACCAGCTGCTTGTGCATCTTGCCACCTTGGACCTGATCACCCAGATATTGAGATCTTTAACAACTCAATGCACGGACATATCTATAATAGCGAAGCTCACAAATGGAATTTTGATGCTGCTCCTGATACATGGGATGTACCAGACTTTAGAGCTCCAACTTGTGCAGCTTGCCACATGAGTGGTGTTGGTGAAACAACAACAACTCACAATGTTTCAAGAAGACTAAAATGGAACCTATGGGGCGTCAGCAGTAAGCTAAGAACAGCTGGTGATGAACAAGCTGCTGTTGTTTACGAAAAAACTGGCAAACTAACCATAGGAACGCCACTTGCAGGTCATCCAAATGGACCAGAAGCAGCAAGAGCTGAGATGAAGCTAGTTTGTAAAGCTTGCCATACATCAACTCATACAGATAATTTCTTTATCATGGGTGATAAACAAGTAGAGCTTTATAACGTTTACAATGCTGAAGCAACTAAGATGCTTGAAGAGTTAAAAGCTAAAAACTTGCTACTTGAAGACGCTTGGGAGGATGAATTCCAAGATGTTTACTACCATATGTGGCACCATGAAGGTCGTCGTATGAGACAAGGTGCTTTAATGGGTGGTCCTGACTACTCACACTGGCATGGAGTATTCGAAGTTAAAAATGATATTAGAAAACTTCGCGAGATCTACAAACAAAGAATGGAAACTGGTAAAGTTAAATAA